TTCGGCCAAAGCTTCAGCCAGGACGTTAACCAGGTGTTCATCTTTCTCCTCAGGGATATTCAAACATCTGAACATATAATCAGCCTGACCTATTTCCATTTTTAACAGTTTACTATCCTGCTCCTCTTGTTTAGTCTCTATTTCAGCTACTCTATCTTCTGTTAGCCTGAGTTTATCCTCTATGGACCTTGTAATTGTTATTACCTCCATGATATCTTTCTTTGTGTCTTTAAACTTATTATCCAGTAGTTCTAGTTTGTTTGCCAACCCCTCTATTTGGTTACTTAAAGACATTTGAGCCTGGTTTAAAGCATCCAGAAAAGATTGCTGAATCTCTTTAAGAGAGTCTTGCGGGAGTAACGACCCCACTGACTTTGGCTGTCCAGGGGAAAATTTTGATTTAGCCTGCTGGGACATATTTGCTAAGTATTTTTGCTCTTTGATTTTACTATTGACTAGCTTCTTTACAAAGCCCAAGGATGACCAGCTAGTTCTGGTCACTCTACCTGAAATCAGAGAGTGATCAGAGTTTCAACTCCcaaacactttcccccccccgTCACACCAATTTATACAACACTTGTACACCATATAAtatataaaaaagagaaagagagaacaaaaacaaaaaaacaagggTGCAAAAAGGGTACAAAAAGGGTGCAAAAAGTTTCACAGCCCTCTCCGTCAATCACCACTGCAGTCCTTGTATCCTCTTTACTCCAGTTTAGTTCAGtttaattcagttcagttcagttcagttttgtCACTGCAGTTTTGTCACTGCAGCAACTCCTAGCAACCTCAGCCACTCAAGGATTCCGTCGCTTTGGAAATGCAGATTCAACGTCGCTTTAGAAATGCAGATTCAATCCAGCTGGCCACTCAGTAATAGGATCCTTCTTGCAAAACAGTTTCTCTCTCCTCTTCTACGTCGTACCTCTCCTCTCAGCTTGAAACAGCGacgcctctttctcctcctcccctccttcttctcctccgcGTCACCGACCGGCTCTGCCTGTTTGCGTGCCTCTCCTCCCACTGCAAGCCGCCGTTTCTCCAGCTAGCAGAATATCAGCGTCAGCCCAAACAATGGGTTTAAGGGAGGGACCagatataaataaacaaaccaacaaacaaaaAGCCACCGACAAAGCaaaaaaacagccaaaataacgCGCCAGCTTTCCAGCAAGCAGCCTCAGTGTTCCGGTGGCAGGAGCTAAACCGCCCACAGGCGCAGCTGGCTCCGGGACAGGGTAAGAGAGCCGGCACCTCCGGGAAAATCCCTTTCCGGtaccttcttctccccccctcagtGTACTTGCCTCCTCGACTGGAGGTCTGTACGGACCCTCAAGCccccctgaagagccttgtttaGCACGCCTCGGAGGAGCTTCTCCAAGACGCCGCCATTCCGCTCCACCGCAAACCGGATGCCCGAAGGATCTGATGGAGGGCTTAACTGGGGTCGAGTAGTGGCGCTGTTTGTGTTCACCGGCACCTTGGCAACAGCGCTGGCTGAGCGGGGGGCCCACGAGGAGATCGGCGGCCTGACAGAGGCAttggtcatctatctgtctgtggagAAGCGCGAGTGGCCGGAGGCTCATGGTGGCTGGGAAGGGTTCTACCGCTGCTTCAACAAACACGGTTCTGATTCAATCAGCCGGTGCGATACCAAAAGCAACACTATCATAGCGACCGCCGGATTTGTCCTAGCGGGATTAGCTTTCCTCATGGCTGTGCGATAAAAGTACACCGTGAATTCGAAACTATGAACAAGCGCGATGAAACTATGAACAAGTACCCGTGATGAGTCCGCTctatatttttacaattttaataaTGTTGCCTAAATCGGTGTCTAGGCCTGAATGTTTAAATGAAGCACAACCCACCTTGGCAAcgtcaaaaaaccaaacaaatggaaacaaagattgttcagatcctaagtttgtatgttttgttagttCCATTCTAGAGAACTGAGACGTTATGCTAAAATACGTTAGATGACCTTGCGGTGCAACCGGCGTAACgatgtgtgtttggatttttatGGAGGGAATTCTAAGCTTATTTCAGTCGAGCATACCACGTGTTTCATACCGTCATATCTAATAGAAAAGCATTTTATTAAAGCGAGAATATACAAAGCgtagctttttttttaattaacaacaatCTGCATCCCAACCCACGTGTCTACAGTTCCCCGCGAATGAGGCGTCTTCCACTTTGTTGTCGaataggagggaaggggggattgcCAAGAAATCctgcgggggggggcagggtaagaaATACACGGCATACATCTTTGTCGTGTTGCGATTCACAAGGATTAGACACGTGTGTATGTACAGAAAGTGTAGCAACGATACATCCGCTTTATCAatgtgagaaaacaaaaacaagcgtgctatttcccccaccctactgaaaaaatacagttcttACTATCTGCTTCAGGATACGGGTCTTATATACAAACAGACGTGTGTGTTTTCTCATCTACATGTGGTTGGGACATTCTCGATTCTAATCtgtatgtttttccttctttgcaacctcttcttcttcctccatgaggGAATCAACCTCCTTTGGAGACTCTGGTGTTTGCGCTTCATCAATCGGGGGTTCTCTCGCCTTTTCCACAGCTTCATCCTTCGTGTCTGcttcagaatctccagaggtatcctccatgtccgCTCCGGAATCACCGGCGGTACCGTGCTcggcatctgctagggaatcttcctcatctgAATCTTGAAAGTGTGCTAGACCCCCACAGTATGGGCAGTGACAGGTGTCCGGCATCCCTGAGTTGACCGCTGCCACATTCTCTACCTAAAagtttgaagaacaaaaaaaaaaaaaaatagtatcctGTCTCATGAGCGTGCCCTCCACCCCCAATTCCATACACCTCGGTGTTTTTTTTTAGGCCT
The sequence above is a segment of the Heteronotia binoei isolate CCM8104 ecotype False Entrance Well chromosome 15, APGP_CSIRO_Hbin_v1, whole genome shotgun sequence genome. Coding sequences within it:
- the LOC132582917 gene encoding anti-apoptotic protein NR13-like: MLSDLTAETRRLVDGYLRHNLSGSVLSHSHMAKTLRRVADKLESREKTFFRSICSTAILPEPGRADVHLRRVAAQMASDGSDGGLNWGRVVALFVFTGTLATALAERGAHEEIGGLTEALVIYLSVEKREWPEAHGGWEGFYRCFNKHGSDSISRCDTKSNTIIATAGFVLAGLAFLMAVR